The DNA segment ATATAGAGTGCTTACCTTTACCATTATCATTTTCTAAATTAATACTATCTGGATTGTAAATTTTCATAGCATTGTTTAGTTTTGAATCATTGAGTTCAAACAAATCAGATAGTACTTTATCTTCAGGTTGTTCAACCATATAATAAAACTCATCACTACCATCCTTGACATTAAAAAGTCGAGCGATAACTAGTTCACTATTATGCTCAAGTATATACTTTAGCTGCGATGAACAATCACTATCAGCATCAAACTCAAACCCCTCAATAGCAAACTTTCCCAAAATCAATACACTATTTCTAGAAATTGAATCCTCACATATAGATGGCAACCTAAGTTCTTTTAAATGACTATTTATTTCCAAGTCGCTTAAGCTTGTATGACACAAGTCTGATTTTTCTGATTGTGAGTTTGGTACATTTATCTTGAACTTTGGATCAAGCAAAAATTTTATTGATTGAAGCGATGTTGTTTTTCCACAGTCATTCTCCCCTATTAACACAGTAGGAGTATTGTTCTGAATTTCAATCTCAGTATATCTTGCACTTTTGTAATTAATATTTATCAATCTATTTAGTATCATGCTTAGCCCAGTTCATGCTTCTTGATTTATCTTTATGCTAACAGGATAAGCTTCGATTGTACGTGAGCAGCAGCAACATTCAGAACGTGAAGTGACAAATTAGAATTTAGCACATAAAATCATATACTTATGTCAAGACAGCTTTTTATTCTCCACCCTAACGATTACGATTCAATACAGCTTAGAACTGACTTAATTCAAACTAAAGTACTCCAGTTTCTCTCAGCTTCTGTAGTCCCTAATCGAGACATGTTTCCATTACTATTTTTTTAATTGAGCCAGTGTGGAAGACTCCTTCCCTGTAAAACGTTTGTAAGCACGTTGCACATATCAGATTATCTACATAATCCGCTTTATTGTTACGGCACCGTAGACATTTCTGACCAGGCTTTCTCATTTGTTCTGGTTCCGCTTTACGCAAATTATGTTTATAGGGCTTACGTTTAATAACCCCTACAGCAGTTTGCTTAGGCTTTACCATCGGTGGGTTTTGGTTCGATTGCTCTACTAAATGCCTGAGTCTGTTTTTCATTTTTATATGCACCGAAGCATATCGAGCGTGGGCAACCCAATATCTATTTCCAGTCTTCAATACGTATTCCATTACAAATGATTTAAAAGAATCATGAGCCTTGTGTTCGAATCTAGCATAGAGCGCCTGCAAAGGCTCTAAGTCGATACTGACGATTGAAGCGTCATGTCGCCGTCTATAATTATGGCCGATTTGTCGGTTTGAGTAGTTGAAATGAAGACCAATCTCATAGCCATTTATTCGGCAAAGAATGTCTAGTTCACTATAGTGTCCAGAGGGTTCAACTTCAAAATTGTTAATGACTAGATTTTGTGATTTAGTTACATATCCTGAAACATTAACTTCTCTACCGTATTTATCTTCCTTAGTTAAATTTGACTTCCAATCAGGTAGATGTACCTCAAACTGTTCGAGCTCTTTAAAGCACTGCTTGATTACAAGCCTAGCGACAACACAGAATGAATATTTACATTCGATTGGATTCCCTTTTTCGTCCTTTACTTTTTTGTCATGTGCAAAATGATGGATCATCTTGTCAGGATTCGGCCCTTTTTTAGCTACAAGATTCTGTTTGCAACTTGGACAGACACACCCACATGCCCTTCCTCGTTCCACTTCTCCTACATCAAAGTATTTACCATTCTTTAGTCCAAACGGTATCAACATCAGTTTGCTTCCTTCATTCTAAATTTTGCGTTAGAGAGTAATTAACTGCGCTTGTTCATGAGCTTTCGTATATCTTTCGACAGGTTATTCAATTTGGGAACCGTTAGAACTGCTGATCTTGCTTTACCATTTTTCAACTTTATTTCGATCCCTAACATATCAAGATTGTCATCTTTGTTGCCTTCCGATGCTATGTCTATTGTTTGTCCTAGAAAATACCTTCGGAAGTGTGTCCTAACACTTGCAACTCCATCGAATGAAAATCCACCCTTGAGGCAGATTGTTAAGAAGGAAAGGAACTCAGATTCTTTTGATGTCTTTACTGCCTTGCCCCAGCTACACCACAAATTTGTAAGCGCTTCATAGCGACGATAGTCTCTGCTTTTCGGGGTCGTAACTCGAACAACTTGTTTACTAGTGAAAAGATCTAACTCTGAAACATAGACACCTTGCTTCTGCTCATGAACATCTTCCAAAGTTTCAGATATCTTGCTAAATAACGTGTCAGACCATTCCATTTTTTTATGAAGTTGCTGTTCTATTTCACCGTAGAAATGCGGGTCAGCTTCCCTGATGTGATCAAATGTTGATTGGGCTTGATTTAGTATCTTAGAAAGGCGCTTAATTGCCTTGAGGTCCATCTCAGATGGAATCTGGGTAAGAACGCGTGAACATGCTTGAACTTGGCTCTCATCAAGCCCAATACTCTTCAACTCGTCTTTTTGCTTCCTGCTTAAACCGACCACAATGCACTCCATGCAACTGGTTACGTATATACTCTACAGTAGACAATATCATTTTGTATAGATGAAGCAAGCGTGCAAGGATTGAACAACGATTCGAAAATAACGAAGAATAGAAATGCGGCCAAGTTTAACGAAATTTGCTGAAATTAAATTTCAGCGGCACCACAGAGGCACCACAGAAAAGCGAAAAGCCCGCTAACTCATTGAGCTAGCGGGCTTTTATCGAATAAATGGCACGCCCTGTAGGATTCGAACCTACGACCACATCCTTAGAAGGGACGTGCTCTATCCAGCTGAGCTAAGGGCGCGCTACAGGGGAGTAGTATAAGGCGAGATTTACGTAAATCAACGGCTTTGTTCAACTTTACTAATCAAGTGCTTAATTTTAAATCACGAATTGCTTGAGTGTTGCTTTTTAACACAACGCAAACGTTTGCCTATAGATGTTATCAAATAGATCTGCGACAATACCCGGCGATATATGACCTAAGAATCGAAAGGAATGTCATGTCTGCTCAAAATATTGATGGAAAGCTGATTTCTCAAACTGTGCGCTCGGAAGTGGGTGCACGCGTAAAGGCACGTCTTGATGCGGGTTTACGAGCACCTGGTCTTGCTGTCGTGCTTGTGGGTGAAGACCCTGCCTCACAAGTCTACGTAGGTAGTAAGCGCCGTGCATGTGAAGAAGTAGGTTTTGTGTCTAAATCTTTTGACCTTCCAGCAACGACAACCGAGCAAGAATTACTTGCGTTGGTGGAAGAGCTTAACCAAGACCCGGAAATTGACGGTATTCTTGTTCAACTGCCGCTTCCGGCTGGCATCGATGATACGAAAGTGCTTGAGAGCATCACGCCAGAGAAAGATGTGGATGGCTTCCACCCATATAACGTAGGTCGTCTAGCGCAACGTATTCCAAAATTACGCTCTTGTACCCCTAAAGGCATTATTACCCTTCTTGAACGCTACAACATCGAGACTCGTGGTAAGCACGCGGTTGTCGTGGGGGCATCAAACATTGTTGGTCGTCCAATGACGTTAGAGCTACTACTTGCAGGTTGTACAACAACGACTTGTCACCGCTTTACGAAAGATCTAGAAGGTCATGTACGACAAGCCGATATTGTTGTTGTCGCTGTTGGTAAGCCTAACTTTATTCCGGGCGCTTGGATTAAGAAAGGCGCAGTGGTTATTGATGTCGGCATCAACCGTTTAGAGAATGGCTCTCTGGTGGGTGACGTAGAATATGATGCAGCCAAAGACAATGCGAGCTTCATTACACCAGTACCAGGTGGTGTGGGCCCGATGACGGTTGCAAGCTTAATCGAGAATACGATGATTGCTTGTGAGCAGTTCCATACTGAATAAGTATAATCAATGATTACCCGCCCTCTTCCGTTGGGCGGGTAATTTATCAATTTAGACTAGGGTACAGACCCAACTATTCAGCCGAGGAGAACTCCGTCTTCTTAAGCGTCATAGCTCCAGTACACTACGCGTTTTTGTAAGTAGTTCTCAATACCGTGAATGCCGTCTTCACCACCCACGCCACTGCGTTTTTGCCCCGAATGATAGCCTTGTACATTGCCCGTGATCTGGCGATTTACAAACACAGTACCCACTTCAAGGTGATTAATGGTTTGCATAATACGATTCACATTTTGCGTGTAGATGTAAGAAGACAAACCATCTTCGCGGTCATTCGCAATCTCAAGCGCCTCATCAAAATTGTCTACCGCGATAATTGGCATCACTGGTGCAAACATTTCCTCTTTTGCGACCGGCATATCACACGTAACGCCCGTTAATACTGTTGGTTCAAACCAGTGGCCTTTCTCAAACTGCTCCCCCTGAGGGCGACCACCGCCAATGGCTAGTTTGGCACCCATCGCTACTGACTCTTTAATCATAGAGGCAACACGGTCCAAACCTTGCTGGGTGACGCTAGGGCCCATGTCGATATCGGTCATCGGGTCACCTACTCTAATTTTCTGCACTTTCTCTATCACTCTTTGCGTGAACTCCTCTGCGACAGAAGCTTCAACGAGAACCAGCTCATTGCAAATACAGACTTGTCCACAGTTAGCGTAACGAGAAATCACTGCGGCCTCTGCAGCTTTGTCAATGTCAGCATCGGCTAACACAATAAATGCCGCTTTCCCGCCAAGCTCTAGTACCAATCCCGATACATTTTCTGATGATGCTTTGTAAATCGCTTGACCAGCGCGAGTACTGCCCGTGAGTGAGACAAGGCGTGTCATTGGGTGGGTCACCAGCTGTGAGCTCACATCAATACCAGCCCCGCTCACCAGGTTAATCACACCAGCGGGGAATTCTGCCTCTTCTACTGCCTTACAGAATTCTGAAGCCGTTACCGGTGTCGCTTCATGCGCTTTAAGAACCATCGTATTGCCCGTCACGAGAGCTGGGCCAATCTTGCGACCAATCAATGCTAGTGGGTAATTGTAGGCACACAAACCCAGAGTCACCCCATAAGGGACGCGGTTGATGTAAATCTGCTCATTAGGCGCATCAGATGGAAAGATTTCACCCTGAATTCGACGTGCAGCTTCAGCTGAATAGGTCAGATAATTCAGCGTATCATCGAATTCCCCATACGCCTCTGCAAGAGTTTTACCTTGCTCTCTAACCAATAATTTTGCAAAGTGCTCTCTTTTGGGTTTAAGCACTTCAACGAGTCGAAGAATATATCGACCACGTTCAATTGCGGACAACATCTGCCATGAGATTTGTGCCTCTTTTGCACTCTGCATAGCACGCTCTATGTCTTCCCGAGTACAATCCGGAACCGTTGCCCATACTTGTTCAGTTGAAGGGTCAGTGACCTCAAATGTCTTGTTATTAGATGCGTTTATCCATTCGCCATGAATAAAGCAAGGGTAGTGTTTCACGTTATGAATCATTTTTATTATCTCTTTGTTATTTTCCTAAGAATTCCGGTTCACGCTTTTCTACAAAGGCATTGAAACCTTCTTGACCATCGTGCGTGTTGTAGAGGCCATCCACTAACTCCTGCTCCCTTTTGAGACCATCTGCCAATGACAGCTCTATACCTTGCCTTAACGCTTTCTTCGTCGCCGCAATAGCAAGACCAGCCCCTTCAGATAGAGTTCGTGCATACACATGAGTTTGCTCATTGAGCTCTTCTTTTTCGTAAAGTCGGTTAACAACGCCCCAACTTGCTGCTTGCTCTGGCGTAAAGCTGTCGCCTGTCGCTAGCAGCTCTAAAGCTCGACTTAATCCCACCAAACGCACTAGACGCTGAGTACCACCGTTACCCGGTATAAGACCTAATTTTATCTCTGGTAGGCCAAACCAATAGCCACCTTTAGCGGCAAAACGTAGGTCACACGCCATCGCGATTTCTAGACCGCCACCTAAGGTATGACCCGATATTTGTGCGATATAAATCTTATTGCTGGCCTCAATTGCCGCCATGTTTCGACGTGCTTGATCGACCATCTTTTGGTTATCTTTGGTTGAGTTTTGCTGAAATGCATTGATGTCTGCGCCCGCGCAAAAGAAACGCTCGACACCACTTTTAATTACTACGGCGTTGATTTGTGTATCCGCTTCCGCCTTTGCCAATGCTTCGCCGAACTGAATGACAAAATTAAGATCGTACGCATTCGCTTTCGCTCTATTGAGAGTAATGACCCCTACCCGATCTTCTTGATGATATTGCACCCATTGATTGTCCATTAGCTGTATACCTCCTCTTCAATTAAGGTAAACTCTGCGCGAACTTTCGCTGTGTTCTCACCTAGCAAAGGAGCTGCTCTATTGTTCGTATAAACTTCACTATCGATACGAATCGGGCAACGAGTCGTTTGATACTGTTCACCTTTCGCATTAGTGACGGTTTGCAATAGATTTAATACCTTGAACCCATCGTGAGCTAGCAACTGTTCCCAGTTAAATACCTCAGCACACCAGATGTCTGCAGGCTCTAGAATAGATAACCAATGCTGGGTCGTATTGGTGAGTAGCAAAGCTTTAAGCACTGATTTGATTTCATCACGCTTGGTATACCAAACACTCGGGTCATCAAAAGCCAATAACTCTTGCGACTCAAACAGTGCACCAAGTGTTAAAATCGATCCCATTGCTAATACTAAATAGCCATCTTGGGTTTTATATAAACCATAAGGCGCGGCCACCAATGGATGCGCACCATTGACGTCTCCTCGGGTAACGGGTTCGCCGTCTTGATAGTACAAAGTCAGTGGCTCAAATTGGAAATCAAGCATAGCCTCTAGCATACTCACTTCCACTAAAGTGCCTTCACCACTCACTAGCCCAGCCAAGACACCTTGAACCAATTGACCACCAGCAAACATGTCCGCCAAAGCCAAGCCCATTGGGACTGGGCCATCTTGATCGCTGCCGGTTTGCCAAACAAGACCAGATAATGCTTGAACCAGCAAATCTTGACCTGGCTTGAAACTCCAAGGACCTGTTTGACCGTAACCAGAGATAGAGCCATACACTAGAGCTGGATTGAGAGCCTTTACTTGTTCATAACTCAAGCCCAGTCTTTCCATTACCTGCGGTCGAAAGTTGTGTAAGAGTACATCTGCTTTTTTAATCAACTCTTGAACCAATTGGATGTCTTGTTTGGATGTTTTCAGATCTAGTTCGATGCTTTCTTTATTGCGATTGATCGCCTGATAAAATGCCGATTCACCGTGCACGCGATAAGATTCACCATAAAGGTGACGGGACAAGTCACCTTTGCCTTTTTGCTCAACCTTAATGACTCGAGCGCCAAGATCAGCGAGTCTCAATGAAGCACTTGGACCCGACAGTAGCTGAGTAAAATCCAAAACCGTAATACCCTCTAAAGGTAAGCTCATAGTCCAAACTCCTCAGCAATCGCTTTAGTATCTTCGCCTAGACGCGGCGCGGCTTTATTTGACGTTAACGTTTCACCATTAATATGAATTGGACAGCGAGTGGTACGGATTTGGGTGCCTTCTGAGCGAGCAATCACTTGTTCCATATCCAGGGCTTGATAGGCTTCGCTCTGTGTGAGTTTGTCGTAGTCGTACACGTCTGAGCACCAGTAGCCAACCTGTTCTAATCTTGTTAGCCAATGATGAGTTCCCTTCTCTGCCAAAATTTCCGTTATCACGGCCTTCACTTCATCTCGATGACTAAAATACAACTCACCCTCAACCCAGGGTTTAAGTCTTTGGTCATCAAATGCTCTATCAAGACGCTCCATTTCTCCCATCGCTAGAGCGATATAGCCATCGAGTGTTTTGTAGATACCATAAGGTGCGCCAAGATATGCATGTGCATTAGACTGCTCGCTGCGGACAGGAGCGAAGTCAGAGTTATGAAGATAAGCGGTCAAACCTTCAAACTGGAAGTCCACCACGGATTCCATCAAGCTGACTTCGACTTTACTCCCCTTACCGGTGCGACGTTTTTTGATGAGAGCGGCAAGAATGCCCTGTGCTAAGTGCGTCCCACACAACATATCAGCGACAGCTGCACCAAACGGGATTGGCGGTTGCTCTTGATTACCGCTAAGGTGAGTTAGGCCCGACATAGCTTGCGCAAGTAGGTCTTGTCCTGGTTTGTATTTCCAGGGGCCTTCTTCACCATAACCACTGACTTCAGCATAAATAAGGTTTGGATTGATTTGCACAACGGTACTGTAATCAAGGCCAAGACGAGCCATAATTCCAGGACGGAAATTATGTGTAATTACATCTACCTGAGTGATTAACTTTTTGATGGTTTCAATATCACCCGGGTTCTTTAGGTCAGCCACAAAAGATGACTTGTTGCGGTTAACCGTATGAAAAAGCACACTGTCACCATCTGCCCACATGCCTTTTGTCGCTAGCTGGCGACAAGAGTCACCGTATTTAGGGCGCTCGATTTTTATCACTCTGGCACCTAGATCAGCGAGGCGTAATCCGGCATAGGGTCCAGCCATATACTGACTGAACTCCAATACGGTTACCCCTTCTAGAGGTCTTTTCATAGTGTCACTTCCTTCGACGCTAAATAGAGTTCGTTTAGGTGTGCCAGTACTTTCTTTGCATCTCCTCCATTCATTAGGTATTCGCGAATTGGCGCACCAGCATGATCTTGGAAGTACATGTGACCATGATAGCGAGGACGTAGGAATGCGCGCTCTAACGTTGGCATCGTATCGGTGAAGTAGTCGTCTGATGTTTGATTAGCAAATTCACTCTGCCATGCATCCTTGTGACCTGGTTGGCCACCAAACTCAATAAAGAAGTTTGCCTGCATTTCAGGATTCGCAACAAACTCTGCATATTTTGCCGCAATATCTTTATGCTTGGAGCTTGCAGACACGGCAAATCCCGTACCGCCCAAAGTCGTAATTAAGCGGCCGTTACCATTGAGATCAACCGTGTCTGCAAATTTTAAAAGCTTGCGAGCATAGCTCGCTTTTGCATAGTTG comes from the Vibrio astriarenae genome and includes:
- the folD gene encoding bifunctional methylenetetrahydrofolate dehydrogenase/methenyltetrahydrofolate cyclohydrolase FolD, with product MSAQNIDGKLISQTVRSEVGARVKARLDAGLRAPGLAVVLVGEDPASQVYVGSKRRACEEVGFVSKSFDLPATTTEQELLALVEELNQDPEIDGILVQLPLPAGIDDTKVLESITPEKDVDGFHPYNVGRLAQRIPKLRSCTPKGIITLLERYNIETRGKHAVVVGASNIVGRPMTLELLLAGCTTTTCHRFTKDLEGHVRQADIVVVAVGKPNFIPGAWIKKGAVVIDVGINRLENGSLVGDVEYDAAKDNASFITPVPGGVGPMTVASLIENTMIACEQFHTE
- a CDS encoding aldehyde dehydrogenase family protein; the protein is MIHNVKHYPCFIHGEWINASNNKTFEVTDPSTEQVWATVPDCTREDIERAMQSAKEAQISWQMLSAIERGRYILRLVEVLKPKREHFAKLLVREQGKTLAEAYGEFDDTLNYLTYSAEAARRIQGEIFPSDAPNEQIYINRVPYGVTLGLCAYNYPLALIGRKIGPALVTGNTMVLKAHEATPVTASEFCKAVEEAEFPAGVINLVSGAGIDVSSQLVTHPMTRLVSLTGSTRAGQAIYKASSENVSGLVLELGGKAAFIVLADADIDKAAEAAVISRYANCGQVCICNELVLVEASVAEEFTQRVIEKVQKIRVGDPMTDIDMGPSVTQQGLDRVASMIKESVAMGAKLAIGGGRPQGEQFEKGHWFEPTVLTGVTCDMPVAKEEMFAPVMPIIAVDNFDEALEIANDREDGLSSYIYTQNVNRIMQTINHLEVGTVFVNRQITGNVQGYHSGQKRSGVGGEDGIHGIENYLQKRVVYWSYDA
- a CDS encoding enoyl-CoA hydratase/isomerase family protein, with protein sequence MDNQWVQYHQEDRVGVITLNRAKANAYDLNFVIQFGEALAKAEADTQINAVVIKSGVERFFCAGADINAFQQNSTKDNQKMVDQARRNMAAIEASNKIYIAQISGHTLGGGLEIAMACDLRFAAKGGYWFGLPEIKLGLIPGNGGTQRLVRLVGLSRALELLATGDSFTPEQAASWGVVNRLYEKEELNEQTHVYARTLSEGAGLAIAATKKALRQGIELSLADGLKREQELVDGLYNTHDGQEGFNAFVEKREPEFLGK
- a CDS encoding CaiB/BaiF CoA transferase family protein → MSLPLEGITVLDFTQLLSGPSASLRLADLGARVIKVEQKGKGDLSRHLYGESYRVHGESAFYQAINRNKESIELDLKTSKQDIQLVQELIKKADVLLHNFRPQVMERLGLSYEQVKALNPALVYGSISGYGQTGPWSFKPGQDLLVQALSGLVWQTGSDQDGPVPMGLALADMFAGGQLVQGVLAGLVSGEGTLVEVSMLEAMLDFQFEPLTLYYQDGEPVTRGDVNGAHPLVAAPYGLYKTQDGYLVLAMGSILTLGALFESQELLAFDDPSVWYTKRDEIKSVLKALLLTNTTQHWLSILEPADIWCAEVFNWEQLLAHDGFKVLNLLQTVTNAKGEQYQTTRCPIRIDSEVYTNNRAAPLLGENTAKVRAEFTLIEEEVYS
- a CDS encoding CaiB/BaiF CoA transferase family protein, translated to MKRPLEGVTVLEFSQYMAGPYAGLRLADLGARVIKIERPKYGDSCRQLATKGMWADGDSVLFHTVNRNKSSFVADLKNPGDIETIKKLITQVDVITHNFRPGIMARLGLDYSTVVQINPNLIYAEVSGYGEEGPWKYKPGQDLLAQAMSGLTHLSGNQEQPPIPFGAAVADMLCGTHLAQGILAALIKKRRTGKGSKVEVSLMESVVDFQFEGLTAYLHNSDFAPVRSEQSNAHAYLGAPYGIYKTLDGYIALAMGEMERLDRAFDDQRLKPWVEGELYFSHRDEVKAVITEILAEKGTHHWLTRLEQVGYWCSDVYDYDKLTQSEAYQALDMEQVIARSEGTQIRTTRCPIHINGETLTSNKAAPRLGEDTKAIAEEFGL